Proteins encoded in a region of the Pelmatolapia mariae isolate MD_Pm_ZW linkage group LG16_19, Pm_UMD_F_2, whole genome shotgun sequence genome:
- the fam98b gene encoding protein FAM98B, translated as MECDILDSLEQLGYDGPLLEEKALLRAAEGGLQSPEYVDLCKWLSARLKPLCDLEESITSGPDDMDSLRLEMSGLLRELHCPCEVSGILKGTGQKTKDHLKFVLFLSSELQAAQILRSRQVSDKQGQSPVNQELTAICETLKLPVPKGQEATGVFSQLQNKVENLLKTLPGASVGNPVLKKSLSSEQWEKLQSINATLSSEYECRRRMLIKRLDVTVQSFGWSDRAKVKVDSMAGAYQPKRHSLRPQSFVDIAALLAAREDLCNVVKTSSGSSREKTACAVNKILMGRVPDRGGRPSEIEAPPPEMPPWQKRQDGGGGGWGGRGSGGGGRGGGAWGQGGRGGGGGWGGGGRGGGGGGWRGGGWNQGGHGRHGDYGGHSGHGGKRGRYQY; from the exons ATGGAGTGTGACATTTTGGACTCGTTAGAGCAGCTTGG CTATGACGGCCCTCTGCTTGAGGAGAAGGCGTTGCTCAGAGCCGCAGAAGGAGGCCTGCAGTCGCCTGAATATGTGGACCTCTGCAAGTGGCTGTCAGCCAGGTTAAAGCCCCTGTGTGACCTGGAGGAGAGCATCACCTCAGGCCCAG ACGATATGGACAGCCTCCGGCTGGAGATGAGTGGTCTGCTGAGGGAGCTGCACTGCCCCTGTGAAGTTTCAGGAATTCTCAAGGGCACTGGGCAGAAAACAAAAGACCATCTCAAGTTTGTCT tgtttttaagctCTGAGCTTCAGGCCGCCCAGATTTTGAGAAGCAGGCAAGTCTCTGATAAACAAGGCCAGAGTCCAGTGAACCAGGAGCTCACAGCAATCTGTGAAACTCTGAAACTACCTGTTCCAAAGGGACAGGAGGCCACAGGAGTTTTCTCTCAACTTCAAAATAAG GTTGAAAACTTGCTTAAAACCCTTCCTGGTGCCTCTGTTGGAAACCCAGTGCTGAAGAAATCACTCAGTAGTGAACAGTGG GAAAAATTACAAAGCATCAACGCAACTCTATCATCGGAGTACGAATGTCGCCGCAGGATGCTGATCAAACGGCTCGACGTCACCGTTCAGTCATTTGGGTGGTCAGACAGAGCCAAG gTGAAGGTGGACAGCATGGCAGGAGCCTACCAGCCTAAGAGACACTCTCTGAGGCCTCAGTCCTTTGTGGACATAGCGGCGCTGCTGGCTGCCAGAGAAGATCTCTGCAATGTGGTGAAGACCAGCAGTGGCTCGAGCAGGGAGAAGACCGCTTGTGCCGTCAACAAG ATCTTGATGGGAAGAGTACCAGATCGAGGAGGACGTCCCTCAGAGATCGAAGCCCCGCCTCCTGAGATGCCCCCCTGGCAGAAAAGACAAGATGGCGGAGGTGGTGGCTGGGGAGGACGTggcagtggtggaggaggacGAGGTGGAGGAGCCTGGGGACAAGGAGGACGAGGTGGTGGAGGTGgatggggaggaggaggaagaggagggggtgGAGGTGGTTGGAGAGGAGGTGGGTGGAATCAAGGAGGACACGGCAGACACGGAGATTACGGAGGACACAGTGGGCATGGAGGGAAGCGAGGACGGTACCAGTATTAG
- the ptpn21 gene encoding tyrosine-protein phosphatase non-receptor type 21 isoform X2, with protein sequence MPLPFGLKLKRTRRYTVSSKSCLVTRIQLLNGEFVEFTLSVESTGQECLEAVAQRLELREITYFSLWYFNKQNQQRWIDLEKPLKKQLDKYGLEPTVYFGVVFYIPSVTQLQQEITRYQYYLQLKKDVLEGRISCSLEQAIRLASLAVQADFGDFNRYGSQEFLQKFELFPIDWIQDERVLEEAIQKVALLYQSFKGLPVPEAEMLYMQEVEKMEGYGQETFQAKDNTGADVTLGSCLDGIFVKHKSERPLVLYRWHDINNMSHNRSFFALELANREESVQYQTEDMETSKYVCRMCLARLKFYKINMSSLQPQPTVVNPVRRRSSTRVSLPKPQTYMMPPPQMHYNGHFTEPYTSSQDNLYMNSQNGFYYHSQTSLDCSPLEYSSGGRLRNGSVYSAHSTSSLTNPQHYLQPSPMSSNPSITSDITRPDYVPSHRHSALIPPSYRATPDYETVMRQKNRGAGGGMVLSQEHRQSHSMRNLNIGNSYAYSRPDPLVYSQPEIRGEHGGAAQHHHYPLHLGSSFHSPSPYPYPTERRSVVGAVSVPELTNVQLQQAQEYPAPNIMKTHVYRSPPPYPYAHPRPANSTPDLSRHLYVSSSNPDLIITRRVHHSVQTFQEDSLPVAHSLQEVSEPLYSGPPQRQQYHAQKRNSIEIAGLAQSFEGMRVKERTASSSAAETATPPPVLHGGRSQGSQLNVFLEQKNPEDIEDIKEDVQYGHKKSLSDATMLVHSSGEEEDFEDDSGRHTPLSQEAFVPEQPPQQHHSLTSLSSLTPQQQQTPTEPPPAYPIGSSLDPSITSTLTYKVHTLIHEREPLYLVSELQQPRIMPSVSEGDLSGQEKPRPKKDFKKRPVSDVPPGKKAVEGLPPAGMKKGAKSEVKKMGPLKVAHLNGLSISRQPVHSEIKDEPERASNDERCKVLEQHMEKGEVLKEYESIPKRPRGECTIAQLPESGDRNRFQDVLPYDDTRVELVPTKENNTGYINASHIRMTVGGQEWNYIASQGPMSHTCQDFWQMVWEQGVSIIAMVTAEEESGREKSFRYWPRLGSRHNTVTYGRFKITTRFRTESGCYATTGLKIKHLLTQQERTVWHLQYTDWPDHGCPEDFKGFLTYLEEIQSVRRHTNSISDPKNSNQPVLVHCSAGVGRTGVVILSEIMIACLEHNEPLDVPKHLLALRNQRMLMVQTLSQYTFVYRVLIQYLRNSRLI encoded by the exons ATATCAGTATTACCTGCAACTGAAGAAAGATGTTTTAGAGGGCAGGATATCATGCTCGCTCGAACAAGCTATACGTTTGGCCAGCCTGGCAGTGCAAG CTGACTTTGGAGACTTTAATCGATATGGTTCCCAGGAATTCCTTCAGAAGTTTGAACTGTTCCCCATT GACTGGATTCAGGATGAGCGAGTGCTGGAAGAGGCCATTCAGAAAGTGGCTCTTCTTTATCAGTCCTTCAA gGGTTTGCCAGTTCCAGAGGCAGAGATGTTGTACATGCAGGAGGTTGAGAAAATGGAGGGCTATGGCCAAGAAACCTTTCAAGCCAAG GACAATACAGGTGCAGATGTTACCCTGGGTTCCTGCCTTGACGGCATCTTTGTCAAGCACAAAAGCGAGCGTCCGCTTGTTTTATACAG GTGGCATGATATTAACAACATGAGTCACAACAGGTCTTTCTTTGCCCTGGAGCTAGCCAACAGAGAAGAGAGTGTTCAGTATCAGACC GAAGACATGGAAACCTCCAAATATGTGTGCCGGATGTGTCTGGCCAGGCTCAAGTTTTATAAGATTAACATGAGTAGCCT CCAACCCCAACCCACAGTTGTCAACCCAGTCAGACGGAGATCCTCTACTAGGGTATCTCTG CCAAAGCCGCAGACCTACATGATGCCCCCTCCACAAATGCACTACAATGGCCATTTCACAGAGCCTTACACGTCATCACAGG ACAACCTGTACATGAACAGTCAGAACGGTTTCTACTACCACTCTCAGACCAGCCTGGACTGCTCTCCTCTAGAATACAGTAGTGGAGGACGTTTACGTAATGGCAGCGTGTACAGTGCCCACAGTACTAGCTCCCTAACCAATCCCCAGCACTACCTTCAGCCTTCACCCATGTCCTCCAACCCCTCTATTACAAGCGACATAACCAGACCAGACTACGTCCCCTCTCACCGGCACAGCGCTCTCATCCCACCTTCCTACCGTGCCACTCCCGATTATGAGACAGTGATGCGTCAGAAGAACCGAGGTGCAGGGGGAGGAATGGTTTTGTCTCAAGAGCACAGGCAAAGCCACTCTATGAGGAACCTAAATATTGGAAACTCCTATGCCTACAGTAGACCAGACCCTCTAGTTTACAGCCAGCCAGAAATCAGGGGGGAGCATGGCGGGGCAGCTCAGCACCACCACTATCCCTTGCATTTGGGCTCCAGCTTCCACAGCCCTTCTCCATACCCCTACCCTACAGAGAGGCGATCTGTGGTGGGGGCAGTAAGTGTCCCAGAGCTCACAAATGTCCAGTTACAACAGGCACAAGAGTATCCAGCCCCCAACATCATGAAGACACACGTCTACCGATCGCCTCCACCTTACCCATACGCTCATCCTAGACCAGCTAACAGCACACCTGATCTGTCACGTCACCTGTACGTCAGCAGCAGCAATCCAGACCTGATTATAACAAGGCGTGTGCACCACTCAGTCCAGACCTTTCAGGAGGACAGCCTGCCCGTTGCACACTCTTTGCAAGAGGTCTCAGAGCCTCTTTACAGCGGACCTCCACAAAGGCAGCAGTACCATGCTCAGAAACGTAACTCCATTGAGATTGCTGGGTTGGCGCAAAGTTTTGAGGGGATGAGGGTCAAAGAGCGCACAGCGTCTTCTTCAGCAGCTGAAACGGCCACACCTCCTCCAGTGCTGCATGGCGGGCGCTCTCAGGGATCCCAGCTGAATGTGTTTTTGGAACAAAAAAATCCAGAAGACATTGAAGACATTAAGGAAGATGTGCAGTACGGACATAAAAAGTCCCTTTCAGACGCCACCATGCTAGTTCACAGTAGCGGAGAAGAAGAGGACTTTGAGGATGACAGTGGACGTCACACACCACTTTCTCAGGAGGCATTCGTTCCCGAGCAGCCGCCACAGCAGCATCACAGCCTGACATCTCTCTCTTCCCTGAcacctcagcagcagcagactcCGACAGAGCCTCCTCCTGCATATCCCATAGGCTCCTCTCTTGACCCCTCTATAACCAGCACCTTAACCTATAAGGTTCATACCCTGATCCATGAACGTGAGCCACTGTACCTAGTATCAGAGTTACAGCAGCCCAGGATTATGCCTTCGGTTTCAGAGGGAGACTTGAGTGGCCAGGAGAAGCCGAGGCCCAAGAAAGACTTCAAGAAGAGGCCTGTGTCTGATGTTCCTCCTGGGAAGAAGGCAGTAGAAGGTTTACCTCCCGCG GGCATGAAAAAAGGAGCCAAGTCAGAGGTGAAGAAGATGGGCCCTCTGAAAGTGGCCCACCTCAATGGCCTGTCCATATCCAGGCAGCCAGTCCACAGCGAGATTAAGGATGAGCCTGAACGAGCCTCGAATGATGAAAGG TGCAAAGTGTTGGAGCAGCACATGGAGAAGGGTGAAGTGTTGAAGGAGTACGAGAGCATCCCAAAACGTCCAAGAGGGGAGTGCACGATCGCCCAGCTGCCAGAAAGCGGAGACAGAAACCGCTTCCAAGACGTCCTGCCTTATGACGATACCCGAGTGGAGCTGGTTCCCACTAAAGAGAACAACACGGGCTACATCAATGCATCACACATTAGA ATGACAGTAGGTGGGCAGGAGTGGAATTACATTGCCTCGCAGGGTCCCATGTCGCACACGTGTCAGGATTTCTGGCAGATGGTGTGGGAACAGGGTGTCTCCATCATTGCCATGGTCACTGCCGAAGAG GAGAGCGGTCGAGAAAAGAGTTTTAGATACTGGCCCCGACTTGGCTCACGGCACAACACAGTGACGTACGGGCGCTTCAAGATCACCACGCGGTTCCGCACAGAGTCCGGCTGCTACGCCACCACTGGGCTAAAGATCAAACACCTCCTGACGCAACAAGAGAGGACTGTCTGGCACCTGCAGTATACAGACTGGCCTGACCACGGCTGTCCCGAGGACTTCAAAGGCTTCCTTA CCTACTTGGAGGAGATCCAGTCTGTGAGAAGACACACAAATAGCATCAGTGACCCAAAGAACTCCAACCAGCCTGTGCTGGTGCACTGCAGCGCAGGAGTGGGTCGGACTGGAGTTGTCATCCTGTCTGAGATCATGATAGCGTGTCTAGAGCACAATGAG cCATTGGATGTTCCCAAGCACCTGTTGGCGCTACGCAATCAGAGGATGCTGATGGTTCAGACCTTGTCCCAGTACACCTTCGTGTACAGGGTCCTCATCCAGTACCTCCGCAACTCCCGGCTGATCTGA
- the ptpn21 gene encoding tyrosine-protein phosphatase non-receptor type 21 isoform X1: protein MPLPFGLKLKRTRRYTVSSKSCLVTRIQLLNGEFVEFTLSVESTGQECLEAVAQRLELREITYFSLWYFNKQNQQRWIDLEKPLKKQLDKYGLEPTVYFGVVFYIPSVTQLQQEITRYQYYLQLKKDVLEGRISCSLEQAIRLASLAVQADFGDFNRYGSQEFLQKFELFPIDWIQDERVLEEAIQKVALLYQSFKGLPVPEAEMLYMQEVEKMEGYGQETFQAKDNTGADVTLGSCLDGIFVKHKSERPLVLYRWHDINNMSHNRSFFALELANREESVQYQTEDMETSKYVCRMCLARLKFYKINMSSLEECDPLPSEGSQKSLLFLSFPRFPMLSRPSLPSNKGQPQPTVVNPVRRRSSTRVSLPKPQTYMMPPPQMHYNGHFTEPYTSSQDNLYMNSQNGFYYHSQTSLDCSPLEYSSGGRLRNGSVYSAHSTSSLTNPQHYLQPSPMSSNPSITSDITRPDYVPSHRHSALIPPSYRATPDYETVMRQKNRGAGGGMVLSQEHRQSHSMRNLNIGNSYAYSRPDPLVYSQPEIRGEHGGAAQHHHYPLHLGSSFHSPSPYPYPTERRSVVGAVSVPELTNVQLQQAQEYPAPNIMKTHVYRSPPPYPYAHPRPANSTPDLSRHLYVSSSNPDLIITRRVHHSVQTFQEDSLPVAHSLQEVSEPLYSGPPQRQQYHAQKRNSIEIAGLAQSFEGMRVKERTASSSAAETATPPPVLHGGRSQGSQLNVFLEQKNPEDIEDIKEDVQYGHKKSLSDATMLVHSSGEEEDFEDDSGRHTPLSQEAFVPEQPPQQHHSLTSLSSLTPQQQQTPTEPPPAYPIGSSLDPSITSTLTYKVHTLIHEREPLYLVSELQQPRIMPSVSEGDLSGQEKPRPKKDFKKRPVSDVPPGKKAVEGLPPAGMKKGAKSEVKKMGPLKVAHLNGLSISRQPVHSEIKDEPERASNDERCKVLEQHMEKGEVLKEYESIPKRPRGECTIAQLPESGDRNRFQDVLPYDDTRVELVPTKENNTGYINASHIRMTVGGQEWNYIASQGPMSHTCQDFWQMVWEQGVSIIAMVTAEEESGREKSFRYWPRLGSRHNTVTYGRFKITTRFRTESGCYATTGLKIKHLLTQQERTVWHLQYTDWPDHGCPEDFKGFLTYLEEIQSVRRHTNSISDPKNSNQPVLVHCSAGVGRTGVVILSEIMIACLEHNEPLDVPKHLLALRNQRMLMVQTLSQYTFVYRVLIQYLRNSRLI, encoded by the exons ATATCAGTATTACCTGCAACTGAAGAAAGATGTTTTAGAGGGCAGGATATCATGCTCGCTCGAACAAGCTATACGTTTGGCCAGCCTGGCAGTGCAAG CTGACTTTGGAGACTTTAATCGATATGGTTCCCAGGAATTCCTTCAGAAGTTTGAACTGTTCCCCATT GACTGGATTCAGGATGAGCGAGTGCTGGAAGAGGCCATTCAGAAAGTGGCTCTTCTTTATCAGTCCTTCAA gGGTTTGCCAGTTCCAGAGGCAGAGATGTTGTACATGCAGGAGGTTGAGAAAATGGAGGGCTATGGCCAAGAAACCTTTCAAGCCAAG GACAATACAGGTGCAGATGTTACCCTGGGTTCCTGCCTTGACGGCATCTTTGTCAAGCACAAAAGCGAGCGTCCGCTTGTTTTATACAG GTGGCATGATATTAACAACATGAGTCACAACAGGTCTTTCTTTGCCCTGGAGCTAGCCAACAGAGAAGAGAGTGTTCAGTATCAGACC GAAGACATGGAAACCTCCAAATATGTGTGCCGGATGTGTCTGGCCAGGCTCAAGTTTTATAAGATTAACATGAGTAGCCT AGAGGAGTGTGACCCCCTGCCTTCTGAGGGCTCCCAGAAGTCCCTTCTCTTTCTATCTTTTCCTCGTTTTCCAATGCTCTCTCGTCCCTCTCTGCCTTCTAATAAGGG CCAACCCCAACCCACAGTTGTCAACCCAGTCAGACGGAGATCCTCTACTAGGGTATCTCTG CCAAAGCCGCAGACCTACATGATGCCCCCTCCACAAATGCACTACAATGGCCATTTCACAGAGCCTTACACGTCATCACAGG ACAACCTGTACATGAACAGTCAGAACGGTTTCTACTACCACTCTCAGACCAGCCTGGACTGCTCTCCTCTAGAATACAGTAGTGGAGGACGTTTACGTAATGGCAGCGTGTACAGTGCCCACAGTACTAGCTCCCTAACCAATCCCCAGCACTACCTTCAGCCTTCACCCATGTCCTCCAACCCCTCTATTACAAGCGACATAACCAGACCAGACTACGTCCCCTCTCACCGGCACAGCGCTCTCATCCCACCTTCCTACCGTGCCACTCCCGATTATGAGACAGTGATGCGTCAGAAGAACCGAGGTGCAGGGGGAGGAATGGTTTTGTCTCAAGAGCACAGGCAAAGCCACTCTATGAGGAACCTAAATATTGGAAACTCCTATGCCTACAGTAGACCAGACCCTCTAGTTTACAGCCAGCCAGAAATCAGGGGGGAGCATGGCGGGGCAGCTCAGCACCACCACTATCCCTTGCATTTGGGCTCCAGCTTCCACAGCCCTTCTCCATACCCCTACCCTACAGAGAGGCGATCTGTGGTGGGGGCAGTAAGTGTCCCAGAGCTCACAAATGTCCAGTTACAACAGGCACAAGAGTATCCAGCCCCCAACATCATGAAGACACACGTCTACCGATCGCCTCCACCTTACCCATACGCTCATCCTAGACCAGCTAACAGCACACCTGATCTGTCACGTCACCTGTACGTCAGCAGCAGCAATCCAGACCTGATTATAACAAGGCGTGTGCACCACTCAGTCCAGACCTTTCAGGAGGACAGCCTGCCCGTTGCACACTCTTTGCAAGAGGTCTCAGAGCCTCTTTACAGCGGACCTCCACAAAGGCAGCAGTACCATGCTCAGAAACGTAACTCCATTGAGATTGCTGGGTTGGCGCAAAGTTTTGAGGGGATGAGGGTCAAAGAGCGCACAGCGTCTTCTTCAGCAGCTGAAACGGCCACACCTCCTCCAGTGCTGCATGGCGGGCGCTCTCAGGGATCCCAGCTGAATGTGTTTTTGGAACAAAAAAATCCAGAAGACATTGAAGACATTAAGGAAGATGTGCAGTACGGACATAAAAAGTCCCTTTCAGACGCCACCATGCTAGTTCACAGTAGCGGAGAAGAAGAGGACTTTGAGGATGACAGTGGACGTCACACACCACTTTCTCAGGAGGCATTCGTTCCCGAGCAGCCGCCACAGCAGCATCACAGCCTGACATCTCTCTCTTCCCTGAcacctcagcagcagcagactcCGACAGAGCCTCCTCCTGCATATCCCATAGGCTCCTCTCTTGACCCCTCTATAACCAGCACCTTAACCTATAAGGTTCATACCCTGATCCATGAACGTGAGCCACTGTACCTAGTATCAGAGTTACAGCAGCCCAGGATTATGCCTTCGGTTTCAGAGGGAGACTTGAGTGGCCAGGAGAAGCCGAGGCCCAAGAAAGACTTCAAGAAGAGGCCTGTGTCTGATGTTCCTCCTGGGAAGAAGGCAGTAGAAGGTTTACCTCCCGCG GGCATGAAAAAAGGAGCCAAGTCAGAGGTGAAGAAGATGGGCCCTCTGAAAGTGGCCCACCTCAATGGCCTGTCCATATCCAGGCAGCCAGTCCACAGCGAGATTAAGGATGAGCCTGAACGAGCCTCGAATGATGAAAGG TGCAAAGTGTTGGAGCAGCACATGGAGAAGGGTGAAGTGTTGAAGGAGTACGAGAGCATCCCAAAACGTCCAAGAGGGGAGTGCACGATCGCCCAGCTGCCAGAAAGCGGAGACAGAAACCGCTTCCAAGACGTCCTGCCTTATGACGATACCCGAGTGGAGCTGGTTCCCACTAAAGAGAACAACACGGGCTACATCAATGCATCACACATTAGA ATGACAGTAGGTGGGCAGGAGTGGAATTACATTGCCTCGCAGGGTCCCATGTCGCACACGTGTCAGGATTTCTGGCAGATGGTGTGGGAACAGGGTGTCTCCATCATTGCCATGGTCACTGCCGAAGAG GAGAGCGGTCGAGAAAAGAGTTTTAGATACTGGCCCCGACTTGGCTCACGGCACAACACAGTGACGTACGGGCGCTTCAAGATCACCACGCGGTTCCGCACAGAGTCCGGCTGCTACGCCACCACTGGGCTAAAGATCAAACACCTCCTGACGCAACAAGAGAGGACTGTCTGGCACCTGCAGTATACAGACTGGCCTGACCACGGCTGTCCCGAGGACTTCAAAGGCTTCCTTA CCTACTTGGAGGAGATCCAGTCTGTGAGAAGACACACAAATAGCATCAGTGACCCAAAGAACTCCAACCAGCCTGTGCTGGTGCACTGCAGCGCAGGAGTGGGTCGGACTGGAGTTGTCATCCTGTCTGAGATCATGATAGCGTGTCTAGAGCACAATGAG cCATTGGATGTTCCCAAGCACCTGTTGGCGCTACGCAATCAGAGGATGCTGATGGTTCAGACCTTGTCCCAGTACACCTTCGTGTACAGGGTCCTCATCCAGTACCTCCGCAACTCCCGGCTGATCTGA